The following proteins are co-located in the Mobula hypostoma chromosome 4, sMobHyp1.1, whole genome shotgun sequence genome:
- the kcnj13 gene encoding LOW QUALITY PROTEIN: inward rectifier potassium channel 13 (The sequence of the model RefSeq protein was modified relative to this genomic sequence to represent the inferred CDS: deleted 1 base in 1 codon): MGIIFDSSDEKDTSPLIDSRYKRIVTKDGHRNLKLEPPPPRKSTEHLEDTWSILMAIRWHWMLLAFSGAFVAHWLFFACFWYLLAYTHGDLVVLDHNNSLENHTICVKYIDSFTAASSFLLETQLTVGCGTMYPDSDCPAVIALLAVQMLLGLMMEALITGVFVAKIAKPKLRTTIKFSYFATVAQHEGEPCLMFRIANMWQSSLTNVKVTAILYKAYKTKHLHQTNIDFRIDYLNSNKCPYLIFLLMFYHTINQYSPFYPLIQGKMPPYYELVIFLSAEQEGIRETCQKRTSYIPEEIKLNQQFAPVISCTSCKGYKIDLDNFDKTIPGFPELLNRKYAKENDFVVNISDRADILFHDSAI, from the exons ATGGGCATCATTTTTGACAGTAGTGATGAAAAGGACACTTCTCCACTTATTGACTCAAGGTACAAAAGAATTGTCACAAAGGATGGCCACAGGAACCTCAAgctagaaccc cccccccccaggaaaaGTACTGAACACCTAGAAGATACCTGGTCGATCTTGATGGCCATTAGGTGGCACTGGATGTTACTAGCTTTCTCGGGAGCTTTTGTGGCTCATTGGCTCTTCTTTGCTTGCTTTTGGTATTTATTGGCATACACGCATGGTGATTTAGTTGTATTAGATCATAACAACTCACTGGAAAACCACACTATCTGTGTGAAATATATTGATAGCTTCACTGCAGCTTCTTCTTTCCTGCTGGAAACTCAGCTTACAGTTGGTTGTGGAACCATGTACCCTGACAGTGACTGCCCAGCTGTAATTGCTCTTCTTGCAGTTCAAATGCTGTTGGGACTCATGATGGAAGCCTTAATTACAG GTGTCTTTGTGGCAAAGATTGCCAAACCCAAACTTCGAACAACAATTAAATTCAGCTACTTTGCTACTGTTGCACAACATGAAGGGGAACCATGCCTGATGTTCAGAATAGCCAACATGTGGCAGAGCTCATTAACAAATGTTAAAGTAACTGCCATTTTATATAAAGCATACAAAACTAAACACCTTCATCAGACAAACATTGATTTTCGAATTGACTATCTAAACTCGAACAAATGTCCATATCTCATCTTTCTGCTTATGTTCTATCACACCATCAATCAATATAGTCCTTTCTATCCACTGATTCAAGGAAAGATGCCACCCTACTACGAATTAGTAATCTTTTTGTCAGCAGAACAGGAAGGTATTCGAGAGACTTGCCAGAAGAGAACCTCTTATATTCCTGAAGAAATCAAACTCAACCAACAGTTTGCTCCTGTGATAAGCTGCACAAGCTGCAAAGGGTACAAGATTGATTTGGACAACTTTGACAAGACAATTCCAGGATTTCCTGAGCTACTTAATAGAAAGTATGCAAAGGAGAACGATTTTGTTGTGAACATCAGCGATCGTGCTGATATACTATTCCATGATAGTGCTATTTGA